The genome window TTCAAAGGTGAAGTTTTGCAAAAGGGTGTTCAACCTGAAAAAACCGAAGAAAACGCTCCAGCTAAAAAAACTAGAAGAGCAAGAAGAGGTAAATAATCATGTTAATGCCAAAAAGAACAAAATATCGTAAAATGATGAAAGGGCGTAACAGAGGTTATGCCAACAGAGGGACTGAATTTACTTTTGGTGATTTTGCCCTAAAAGCAACTGAAGCTGGCCGTATCAATTCACGTCAAATCGAAGCAGCTCGTATTGCTTTAACTCGTTTTGTAAAAAGACAAGGTAAAACTTGGATTAGAGTTTTCCCAGATAAACCTCTAACTAAAAAACCTTTAGAAACTCGTATGGGTAAAGGTAAAGGTGCAGTTGAGGAATGGGTAATGAACATTAAACCAGGTCGTATCATTTATGAAATGGCAGGGGTTAATGAAGAAATGGCAAGACAAGCTTTAACTTTAGCGATGCACAAATTGCCATTTAAAACTAAGTTTGTTACAAGAGAGAGCCAAAATGAAATATACTGAGATTAAAGATAAAACAGCAGGTGAGCTTGCAACAATGCTAAAAGAAAAAAAGGTGCTTTTATTTACTTTAAGACAAAAGCTAAAAACAATGCAGCTAACTAATCCTAAAGAGATTAGCGAAGTTAAAAAAGACATCGCTAGAATCAATACTGCAATTAGCGCTTTAAAATAAGGATAGAAAATGGCATTTAAAAGAGAAATTCAAGGCGTTGTTGTTCAAATTGCTGGAGATAAAACAGCAACAATTTTGGTTGAAAGAAAAGTGGTTCACCCAAAATACAGAAAAATCGTAAAACGCTTTAAAAAATATTTAATTCATGATGAAAGAAATGAACTTAAAGTGGGAAATACTGTAGTTGCTATTGAATGTAGACCACTTTCTAAGAGAAAATCATTTCGCTTAAAAACTATAGTATCAGCAGGAGTTGAGTAATGATTCAAAGTTTTACTAGGCTTGCAGTTGCTGATAATAGCGGTGCAAAAGAATTAATGTGTATTAAGGTTTTAGGTGGTAGTAAAAGAAGATACGCTACTGTTGGTGATGTAATCGTTGCATCTGTAAAAAAAGCTCTGCCAAATGGTAAAGTTAAAAAAGGTCAAGTAGTAAAAGCAGTTATCGTTAGAACTAAAAAAGAAATTCATAGAGACAATGGTTCTTTAATTCGTTTTGATGAAAATGCAGCAGTTATTCTTGATGCTAAAAGAGAGCCTATCGGAACGCGTATTTTTGGACCAGTAGGTCGTGAAGTAAGATATGGTGGCTTTATGAAAATTGTTTCACTAGCACCGGAGGTGTTGTAATGAAATTAAAAATTAAAAAGAATGATATGGTAAAGGTTATCGCAGGCGATGACAAAGGCAAAACAGGTAAAGTTTTAGCAGTATTTCCTAAAACAAATAAAGTAATTGTTGAGGGTTGTAAAATCGCTAAAAAAGCTGTTAAGCCAAGTGATAAAAATCCAAACGGCGGTTTTATCAACAAAGAAATGCCAATGGATATTTCAAATGTAGCAAAGGCAGGAGAATAAGATGATGAGATTGAAAGAAAAATATGATCAAAGCATCAAATCTGCTTTAGTTAAAGAATTTGATATCAAAAATCCTATGCTTATTCCTTTTATTGAAAAAGTTGTAATTAGCGTAGGTGCTGGGGAATTAGCAAAAGATCAAAAAGTATTACAAAATGTTGCAGATACTATTTCATTGATCGCTGGACAAAAAGCAGTTATCACAAAAGCTAAAAAATCAGTTGCTGGTTTTAAAGTAAGAGAAGGCTTCCCAGTAGGTGTAATGGTAACATTAAGAAAAGACAATATGTATGCTTTCTTAGATAAGCTTATTACTATAGCTCTTCCTCGCGTTAAAGACTTTAGAGGTCTTCCAAGAGATGGTTTTGATGGAAGAGGAAATTATAATTTTGGTTTAGATGAGCAGTTAATGTTCCCAGAAGTTGAATATGATAAAATCTTAAGAACTCATGGTATGAACATTTCTATCGTTACAACAGCAAAATCAGATAAAGAGGCACAAAAATTATTAGAATTATTTGGCGTGCCATTTGCAAAAGGAAAGTAATATGGCTAAAAAATCAATGATTGCAAAAGCTGCCCGCAAACCTAAATTTAGCGTTAGAGGGTATACTAGATGCCAAATTTGTGGAAGACCACATTCAGTTTATAGAGATTTTGGAATTTGCAGAGTTTGCTTAAGAAAAATGGCAAATGAAGGTTTAATTCCTGGTCTTAAAAAAGCAAGTTGGTAAGAGGAAAGAACCATGATAAATGATTTAATTTCAGATTCACTAACAAGAATTAGAAATGCAGGGATGAGAAGATTAGAAACTACTCAACTTTTGCATTCTAAAGTTATCGAAGCTTTACTTGGAATTTTCCAAGCTAAAGGCTATATTGAAAGCTTTAATGTTATTGAAGAGGATAAAAAGAAATTCATCAATGTAGTTTTAAAATACGATGAAAAAGGCAAAAGCGTAATTAATGAAGTTAAGCGTATTTCTAAGCCTGGTCGTCGTGTTTATAAAGGCAAAGATGAGATTAAAAGATTTAAAAACGGTTATGGTACTATCGTAGTAAGCACTTCAAAAGGTGTTTTAGCTAACGACGAAGCTTACAAAGCAGGTGTTGGCGGCGAAGTTTTATGTACTATTTGGTAAGAGTTTCTACTTTTTATGGTATTCGGTATCCATTCTTATAAAGTAGTCATATCGTAGACAAGTAAAAAGGAAAAATGAATGTCTCGTATAGGTAAACAACCAGTTGCTATTCCAAGTGGAGTAGAAGTAAAATTAGAAGGTAACTTGCTAAAATTCAAAAAAGGAAATTTAGCAAAAGAGCTTGATACAAAAGCAAATGTTAATGTTGAGATTAAAGAAGGGCAAATTCTTTTCTCTCCTAAAGGTGAAGATAGACAAAGTAGAGCTTATTGGGGAACTTATAGAGCTTTAGCTCAAAACATCATCATCGGTTTAACTGATGGTTTTAGTAAAACTTTAGAAATTAACGGTGTTGGTTATAAAGCTGCGCTAAAAGGCAAAGTTCTTGAACTTGCTTTAGGTTTTTCTCATCCTATCAACTATGCTATTCCAGAAGGCATAGAAATTACTGTTGATAAAAACAATGTTATTATCAAAGGTAGTGATAAACAAGTGGTAGGTCAAGTTGCTGCTCAAATTCGTGAATTTAGACCACCTGAGCCTTACAAAGGAAAAGGTGTTAAATATTCAGATGAGCGTATTATCCGCAAAGCTGGTAAGACATCTAAGAAGTAAGGATAGAATATGAGAGCAAACGTATTAAAAAGAAAAATATCTTTAAGAATTAAAAGAAAAAAAAGAATTAGAGCAAAAATTTCAGGAACACAAGCTCTTCCAAGAGTTTCTGTTTTCAAATCAAACAGAACTTTATATATCCAAGCTATCGATGATGTTAAAGCAGTAACTTTAGCAGCAGTAGATGGAAGAAAAATTGGTGTTAAAGCAAATAAAGAAGGTGCTAAAAAAATAGCAGCTGAATTTGCAAAAGTTTTAAAAGCTAAAAACATAGAAGAAGCAGTGTTTGATAGAAATGGTTATTTATACCATGGTGTGATTGCAGCTTTAGCTGAAGCACTAAGAGAAAACGGAATCAAACTATAACCCAAAAGGAAGATCGATGGAAAAATATAATAGAGAAGAATTTGAAGAAGTAATCGTCGATATCGGCAGGGTTACTAAGGTTGTTAAAGGTGGTAGAAGATTTAGATTTACTGCTTTAGTTATCGTTGGAAATAGAAAAGGTTTAGTTGGTGTGGGCTATGGAAAAGCTAAAGAAGTTCCAGATGCTATAA of Campylobacter lari contains these proteins:
- the rplE gene encoding 50S ribosomal protein L5, giving the protein MMRLKEKYDQSIKSALVKEFDIKNPMLIPFIEKVVISVGAGELAKDQKVLQNVADTISLIAGQKAVITKAKKSVAGFKVREGFPVGVMVTLRKDNMYAFLDKLITIALPRVKDFRGLPRDGFDGRGNYNFGLDEQLMFPEVEYDKILRTHGMNISIVTTAKSDKEAQKLLELFGVPFAKGK
- the rplP gene encoding 50S ribosomal protein L16, which codes for MLMPKRTKYRKMMKGRNRGYANRGTEFTFGDFALKATEAGRINSRQIEAARIALTRFVKRQGKTWIRVFPDKPLTKKPLETRMGKGKGAVEEWVMNIKPGRIIYEMAGVNEEMARQALTLAMHKLPFKTKFVTRESQNEIY
- the rplR gene encoding 50S ribosomal protein L18, producing the protein MRANVLKRKISLRIKRKKRIRAKISGTQALPRVSVFKSNRTLYIQAIDDVKAVTLAAVDGRKIGVKANKEGAKKIAAEFAKVLKAKNIEEAVFDRNGYLYHGVIAALAEALRENGIKL
- a CDS encoding type Z 30S ribosomal protein S14, producing MAKKSMIAKAARKPKFSVRGYTRCQICGRPHSVYRDFGICRVCLRKMANEGLIPGLKKASW
- the rplN gene encoding 50S ribosomal protein L14, which codes for MIQSFTRLAVADNSGAKELMCIKVLGGSKRRYATVGDVIVASVKKALPNGKVKKGQVVKAVIVRTKKEIHRDNGSLIRFDENAAVILDAKREPIGTRIFGPVGREVRYGGFMKIVSLAPEVL
- the rplF gene encoding 50S ribosomal protein L6; the protein is MSRIGKQPVAIPSGVEVKLEGNLLKFKKGNLAKELDTKANVNVEIKEGQILFSPKGEDRQSRAYWGTYRALAQNIIIGLTDGFSKTLEINGVGYKAALKGKVLELALGFSHPINYAIPEGIEITVDKNNVIIKGSDKQVVGQVAAQIREFRPPEPYKGKGVKYSDERIIRKAGKTSKK
- the rpsQ gene encoding 30S ribosomal protein S17, encoding MAFKREIQGVVVQIAGDKTATILVERKVVHPKYRKIVKRFKKYLIHDERNELKVGNTVVAIECRPLSKRKSFRLKTIVSAGVE
- the rplX gene encoding 50S ribosomal protein L24; the encoded protein is MKLKIKKNDMVKVIAGDDKGKTGKVLAVFPKTNKVIVEGCKIAKKAVKPSDKNPNGGFINKEMPMDISNVAKAGE
- the rpsH gene encoding 30S ribosomal protein S8, translating into MINDLISDSLTRIRNAGMRRLETTQLLHSKVIEALLGIFQAKGYIESFNVIEEDKKKFINVVLKYDEKGKSVINEVKRISKPGRRVYKGKDEIKRFKNGYGTIVVSTSKGVLANDEAYKAGVGGEVLCTIW
- the rpmC gene encoding 50S ribosomal protein L29, with product MKYTEIKDKTAGELATMLKEKKVLLFTLRQKLKTMQLTNPKEISEVKKDIARINTAISALK